The genomic window TAGCAAGGTTTCTAGCCATTTTGATTATCAAGTTGTATTAAGCGAGAGGTCACTGTACTTGCCCTGTGTTCATGCGGAAACTTTCGAACTCGTTCGATtgtcaaacaaacaaaagaaattcaCTCTCCGATTTTTAAGGGAAAAACGCTCGAGCCAATTTCCCAGCGCAAAGAAGGAATCGCCGAAAATCAAAAAGCACTATTTCTTCCACAtcctttgtttttttccgCCCAGGCACTAATGGAAAGTAACGATTGTTGCTGTTTAATTTCAAAAAGGACGATGCCGCGCTTTAAGTTCAAGTGCGACAGCTTTAATTTGGCAATCGCCCGACGGAAGCGAATGAAATTTGTATGCGCAGCGGTGGTGGCCACTGGATGATGACTCGCCGGCTGAACTGTTTTCTATGTGTCCTCTCCTCCGGTTTAGTTGCCACTCGTAgcgaaaagggaaaaacgTCAACTGCAGCGTGACCAAGTCCGCGTCCCCCAATCCCGCCAATCCCCCCCATCCCCTTCCCCATGAAGCCGATCCAGTCGAGTCATGCGATTGCAATATTTATGCAGTTAGTGCAGCGTTCGCTATATTTGACAGTTGCTCTTCCGCTCGGCTGTAGGAACTCTGGGCCACATCCTTCCAGCCGGCATTACTGTAATGAGCCCAGTTGCGCCGGAAAACCAATGCTAGTTTAGGCCCAATGATTtgataatacaaaaatataattacaatacCACAACTGCAAAATCAACACTCTTGCAATGTAACTTATTATCCAAATGCAATAATATATTTGCAGCTATTTTAGTcgatataaataatattctaaAAATTCCTTAAGTAAGGACTTGAATTTTTGGTAAAGGCCCTATTTTGTAGCTTAAACTCTTATTtatagtattttatttaaacatttcacTTGCGCGGCAGTGCATTAAAGTTTCGTTGTGGCGAGTGTAATTGTTATTGCTCAATTTTTTTGCGCATTTCAGCGGTTTTCGGCTCTAGGAAGTTGCTTGCTTAGTCGGGCGTGCAACAAGGACGCGAAGCGCAAAAAGGACGATGGTGGGGAGGGGTGAGGGCACCAGGATAGCCAGGATGATGCTGCAGCAGGTGGCGCGTGCGTTTGCTCGAACGGCAATTGCATTATCAGTAAATTATATCTGCGGCGGTCCGTGGCCCCCATTCGCCGACTTTTCCCTTTACCAGCGCCGACATGTTGGGCATGTTTACGGGTTGCCTGCGGCCATGTTTGCCAGCTCCTGCGACTCCTGGCTGCTTCTGCGACTcctggctgctcctgctgctgctgctgctgctcctccctTTGCCGCACCCTAACCCCGCCCCGCACCGCCCCGCCCCGTACCCATTGTGTTGTTGAGCCGGATCCTGgtctgttgttgctgcttgttTGTGAACCATTTTCGGCGCTTTCCTGCTGATTTATGCAAAACTGTGgcatttttcaattgcattttacACTCGTCCTGCGAAGCTTCGCCACCAGCTCCGGATCCTGCCGGCTCCGTGCTCCAGGACTTTAGGGCTCCAGGGCTCCGGGGTCCTGTTTCCTTTCGCTTGTTTGTGTTGTACAATTTTCACACATTTGTGCAACTTTTGCCACCGAAATGCGCAACACATTTGCCCCGTCTGTTCCATCTGGAGGAACAGCATCTTCACAGGACCCGCCTGCCTGCCTGTCTGCctgccagccacgcccaccgacCGCACCCGTCGCCCCCCTTTCGTGGCACTCAACTGCATTTTATTgccacagatacagatgcgaatgtgtgtgtttgtgtgttagGGAGCCGTGTATCCACGATATCCACGCTTGGTTTTGCGCATTTAATGCCAAGTTATAACTTTCACGTGGGTTGCTTTAGTAGTTTTCACCCAGATGCAGATGCCCTGTGACCCTTGCCCCCCGCCCCTTTTCCCCTGCCCCTTGCCCCGCGTCCCAAAGTTGCCCCCTGAGTTACGTTGCCCCATAAAAAGCACCCGGCGGGTAGTAAGTGTCACTTATGCATAGAAGATTTGCGATGCATTTTTCAATgtttaataaacataatttcaGCGCAGTTTATCATGTGACAAGAGCATAAAATCGTTCGCTTTTACAGCCAATTGTTTATGGACCGCTAAAATGACAGATTGATATGGAAAATAGATTGGCAAGGATGTGGTTATTTGATGGAGAGTATAAACTTGTCGTCGCGTAAAGCAGATAATTAGTGGGCTCTTTGAAAGCCAACAATTACCCATTATTCGTCGGTCCACCCTCGCTGAAAAACAACTTTCCACTTTATAACGTTATGATATTATGTGATTTAGTAAAATATGTATGACAAAAGTGGTTTTGAAAAGGGTACTTTATATCCACCCTCGCCAGCAAATGAACTCTGATTTCGAGGCGTCAATTTTCCAGCTAATTGccaaaataagcaaaattaTGTGACGGCACCGCCCCGAACTTTCCGTACtgttttttccatttcgctGCAACGCATTGGCAATGCAAATTATGCACTTTGACAGGGAACGCATTTAGTGTTaatcatacgcactgttgccGCTCGGCAGTCGAATGCCGCTCGCTAATTTGAAGTTCGCAGGCGAATGCACATGGAGGGGATTGCAGATATTAGTCTCGAATTTGCacacaaaataattaaatatatacttaaaTGCCGCATGAGGGGGGAGGGGAAATCCGATTTAGGTGGAGTTTTcagcaaacaaatttattggCGCATAATTCAAGGCGGCGATGATGCCGCTGACGATGATGCATGGCGAGCCAGGCGGCAGTCCAAGATATGAATGGATGCGGCTGGCAATTTATGGCGACCAAGTGGGGATGGGCTGTGGGTGGGTGCGGCCAAGGCCGCTTGGCGCTTGCCGTTCGCCGCTGCTGTGGCTGCCAAAAGCAGCTAGCAAAAGAAAGCGCCTGCCGCATGGCAATGGCagagcggaaacggaaatggaaatgcgcAAATGCAATTgtcacatgcacacacacacatacacacatacacgctCAAGCAGCAGTCGGGGTGAAATTTTAATGGAAAATTGGTGTACTCGTCGTGGCAATAAATGAAGCTAGCATTTCTATACGACCGGCTAATAAAAGGCCAAGCCCGCCGGAGTGACAGGCAACAAGGGCCAGGAAAACAAGGCTCGAAACACCGAAGGGGCTGGCCATGCCCCCTTTGACGTCACTTCCGCTGGGTAGTGATCCCCACTAAAAGGGGCTTATCGGGCGGGGCTAAGCCGAGAACCCGAATCCAAGGCCCAGGTACGCAACGCAAATCAATTTGTTAAATCTCTCCCCGAGCAAGTGGGTGGCAGGAGAACATCCTTCAAAGGAGCCAGTCTCTCTCTATCCCCGCTGCTCTGTCTTTATGCCTACCGCTTAAtctttcaatttgcatattacaTAATCGCTTGGGTGGGCGGATCGGGGTGAGTTCGATCACTCGGAAAAATTACTATACATCATGGGCTTTGTGGATAACCAACATGGAAATATATTGCAGAATTGATGGGATTTTACTGGAGTATAGATGCAGCTATTTGAATTAGTGAGTGGTGAGTATCCACCTTTTATCCACCGAATATTatatgaaaatcaaataatatttctcGTGGTGCAGTGGCAGATATGACCCAAACATTGAGGCAATGCTTTATGGTCACTTGAACGCAAATCGCACTGCCAGCGGCTACAAGGGCACTTCAGAGGAAGTGCTGTGGGGAAGCACTGATAGCCAGATGGACGGATGAACGGATGCACGGttggagcaggaggagcaggaggagtaGGTCGAGGTGGCCGCAGGCAAACACTTGACGTGCGCTTATGCGGCACCGagttgcgcatacgccgtgtggaCCGCACATTGAATATGCTGATGCAGGTGgagccatagccatagccatagccatgGCCATAGTCATAGCCTGGGAAGCAGCAGCTCCATGTTGATATATGTCACACAGACACAGGCAAAATAAACTGCACCAAAGGGGGCGCCGTTTgtgtgggggggggggggtggcGTGGCACGGCCTACTTACTGGCCATCGATGATAGAGCGAGGCGTTGATACAGTTGCTGTAACAGGATTAGCTCCGGATTTGGCTTGGGCACGGGCCTCATGTTTGCCCGTCAGCTGATGGATGGATTTGGGATTGGGAGTGGGAGagggagtgggcgtgggcatgGGCGTGGGGACTCCAAACACTGGGCAAGTGAAATCCGTAACGAGAGCCGCAAGTTAATGGGACGACCTCAATGAAATAGCTCAACTGCATTGCCAGCCACTGCGCCAGTCAAATATTATTCGTTGTGGCCcccaaataaaatgcaattattgtCCATCTATCAAATGgccgagtgtgtgtgtgtgtgtgtgtgtgtgccctgCTGGGTTTGTAGGCTTTTAATTGGTTGGTCTGGGGCCGTCTGTTAACTATTGGCACTGACTGTATTGCCAGATTCACTTGGCCATGCAAATGGAAAGTCTCGTAGTCGGTTTATGGAGCATACGAAAAAGATAGCCTTCTAAATTCAACTAAAAGCAGTAGATTGCTTGCGAAATTCGATTGATGTggaatttccatttttcccTACGATGTAAATTGATTTTCGGAGCtgataaacatttttagtCAAACTCTATTCGTGCTCcgtttgcttttcatttcggccAAGAACCCTCAATTAACAACTTTTAGGCAAATGGGGCGACTTACCCCTCTCCCCCCCCCCGGAAACCCCAATTAAAAACAACACAACAGACAAAGGAGCGGAAGTGGAGGTAGCCGAAGAAATTGAAAGTTTTGCCGcataacaattaattaaatttgtatgcCCCGCCTTCCTGTCTTACTGTCTTACTGCCGTTTTGTGTCGTTTGTTGtgcaacacacacaaaatattgaatgtcaAACAATGGCAGTTGTTTGCACTGAGTGGAATATTCCAACTGTAACTGAGTCCTGTATAATTAGAGCGGGACGGGCGGGGGCGGCCACTCAGGTGAGTGGGAAGGACCTTGACTGATGGGCGAagtgggtggagtgggtggtgggtggagGGTGGAGTCCGCGGAATGGGCGGCAGGAAGTGTAAACGCAGACGTAagcataaaaacaattaaaacttttgccaaagGCACAACTTGCCAACGCTGCACTgaaattagttttaagttGTAAGTGGaaactaatacaaaaccaCGAACACACGATGCACAATGTGTGCTTGTAAGTTAAAgaaatgctttattattattacataaatatgtagTAACAATTAAGCAGTTCCTGGTTCTTTTATATAAGGCTTCCTCTTATAATTAATCATTCTACTTCACTAGACTTTCCTTGCAGTGCCCAAATTATGGCGCCACTCCTGCAACTAGTTCCATCGAGTGCCTATAAAGGCGGAGGCCAACAGTGCGTCTGACACTCGCCCGGAGCAGCTGACCACTCGAGTTGCGGCAGGAGCATCGATAGTGGCCACTTGAGTTCATCCCGGGAATGACTGACAGCGGGCAGCCTGCCATTGCCGGCCACTTTTACCGGATTCCACGCTTCTCCGGCCGCATTGTCGGCCTCTGGCCGCAGAGGATCAGGAGCGGGGGCGATGGCGGTCGTCCTTGGCACGCCCACCTGCTCTTCGTGTTCGCCTTCGCGGTGGTGCTGTTGGGTGCGGCAGGTGAGGTGTCCTACGGCTGTGTCCACCTGGATAACCTGGTGGTGGCACTGGAGGCCTTCTGCCCCGGAACCACGAAGGCCGTCTGCGTTTTGAAGCTGTGGGTCTTCTTCCGCTCCAATCGCCGGTGGGCGGAGCTGGTGCAGCGCCTCAGGGTCATCTTGTGGCAATCGCGGCGGCCGGAGGCCCAAAGGATGCTGGTCGGACTGGCCACCACGGCCAGCAGACTCAGCCTGTTGCTGCTCAGTTCTGGCACGGCGACCAATGCCGCCTTCAATCTGCAACCGCTGATTATGGGTCTGTACCGCTGGATTATGCAACTGCCGGGTCACATCGAACTGCCCTTTAACATCATGTGAGTACGCTAGTTTGTCGTCTTCTAAATGGCCTAGTAACAGGCTGATTTTGTGGCTGGAATCCCAATCGAACATTACTTTGGGCTACTTTATGAGCTCGTAATAATATAGTTGCTTACGTATGCGAAGCGCAGCCGTTGAGATGAAAAGTTCCTCAACCAATTTGGTTGATGGCGGGTGATACATAAGTAATGATTCCAATTGCCCCCAGCCAGAAGCACTTAAGATACGCCATCCGCCATTAATCGCAGCTCCTGTTGAACAGACTGCCCTCGTTTGCCGTGCAGCCAGGACTCTTTCCGCTCACCTACGTGCTGTTGACCGCTTCCGGTGCCTGCACCGTTTTCGCCTTCAGCTTCGTGGACGGATTCTTCGTCTGCTCGTGCCTCTACATCTGCGGTGCCTTCCGGCTGGTGCAGCAGGACATTCGCAGGATATTTGCCGATTTGCATGGCGGTGGGTCTGGCTCTCTCTGGCTCTGCGGCACAATGACAATGAAAGCATTTCTTGGCTTATTCCCTTGCAGATACAGTCGATGTGTTCACGGCGCAGATGAACGCGGAGGTGCGGCACAGACTGGCCCAAGTTGTCGAGCGGCACAATGCGATTATCGATTTCTGCACGGACCTAACACGCCAGTTCACCGTTATCGTTTTAATGCATTTCCTGTCCGCCGCCTTCGTCCTCTGCTCGACCATCCTGGACATCATGTTGGTGAGCCCTTTTCTTTCAGCGGCGTTCCTGGGAGGGATCTCCTGGGGGTCAACCGCATCTGGACCATGGCCATCGCTCAACTATGAAATGCCAACGCTGGCAAGGAAGCCAACAGTTATGCCAATGCAGCCCCCTTTTATATTTCGCCAGTCTGTTGCGCCACTGGATCATCGCATCGCCTGCATTCGGCGGctgttttaaaagtttttcccTGTTTTCactgtttgctgtttttccCTGGCTTTTCCAGCCGCTCCGTTCTGATTCGCTTTTCCccgatttgtttgtttgctttgtagCTGCGGCTGTGGCTGTGTGTCTGTGGCTCTCCGGTGGCAATTTATAAGCGCATGAATTGTTACCGCTCccgaaaaagtttttaatgcgACTTTCGCACGTTTTCCGGTGTCCCGGACACCGGAGACCCATAAGCTGTTTGCTGCAACTGGCGAGCTCCTGGCTCCTGGTTCCTGGTTCCTGGCTTCTGGCCCCAATGGGATAAATGCTGCCAGCAATTTCTTAGCCCCACTGCCTTGCTTCTTTTTCGGCCCAAAGTGGTGTGGTGTTGAGTAATCCATTCGAAACTTGTTTATCGCTCGGGGATCCTGCGACCAGCGATCTATTATCACTGTTTAACTCTCTCCGGGAAGGAGGAAGGGAAAACCTATAAGACCGAGTTTTGACTCGTGCTTCATATTACGTAGGTATGAATATAAAGTTGCTTCTCTTCTGGAGCTACTTTTTGTGAAAGCAAACTTGTAAGATCAATTGAAGAACGCAAATACATGCTGATTGTCGAGGTTAATAGAAATTAGTAGGAAAAGAGCAGCAAAGTAAAGTGCTGTATAAGCCTCTCTCCCAATTGAAGTTTGCGACCTTCAATGAAATGCTGGaaaagaattaaaataaattcagcAAGGGcggaaatgcaatttattgttgttggccaaTCCCGTTGGGGACCTAAAAAATCGAGCATTGTCACAGTTTTAGGCACTCGACGACATGCATAAGATGCataattctttttcaatgCCACAATGGGAATGTCGGGCgagtggaaaatgggaaaacgaGAGGAAAAGCAATCAGACTGCAGACCATTTGCCAAAGTGCATTTCTCTGatgcttttcattttcgcaACTATGGTACTTCAAGGgggctatatatatatgtagttgTATTAGATAATCCTCTGCAGTTTTTCACCCACAGCAATTTCGCTTCAATTAATGACGTCTCTCCCCTACTTTTCACCCACCCCCCCGCAATTCACCGACGCCTTCCGTCTCCGCAGAACACGTCGTCGCTGAGCGGCTTAACCTACATCTGCTATATCATCGCGGCCCTAACGCAGCTATTCCTCTACTGCTTCGGAGGCAACCACGTCAGCGAGAGCGTGAGTATGACTCCTGACCACTCCGCCAACTCCCCCCACTTGCCAGCTTTCCCGCTTTCCATTTTCCCGAGCTCAGGCCATTCTTATTTCCATCATTCATTTGGGCTTAGATACTCTGGCGAAGGAGTTGTCACTGCACGCGATGTCATTCGAATATTTAGTGAACTTACATATTTAATCAAATAGTTTAGTTTCCAATGAAAAACAGCATAGCTcacttttataaatatttattaaatttgtttaattcaattattgCTTTACTCTCCATTGCCATCTTGTACTTGCCTGCTTTTAGGAATACTCTGTGCACTTTTTCACCATTCGCGTAATTTCCATTTGACGCCAAACATTAAGCAACATAAAAAATGATGTGCCATTCACAAATTGCACTTGcgataaaattttaattacacaaCAAAGTGTAAGTGGGATTGGGAGCACTGTGTGTCCTCCAGATTCAGCACCAACTACCCCATCAGCTACCACAGCAGATTCCACACCAGATTCCGTGCCACAAGCCAATGCCACCGACCAGTGTGATTCTCTTTCCACAGAGTGCTGCTGTGGCGGACGTGCTGTACGACATTGAGTGGTACAAATGCGATGCGAGGACTAGGAAAGTGATTTTAATGATATTGCGGCGTTCGCAGCGGGCAAAAACAATTGCGGTGCCGTTTTTTACGCCCTCACTGCCAGCATTAAGATCTgtatggaatggaatggcatGCGATGCGTTGATTATgataataaatgtttatgtttttgtttccgttcccccttcccccttcgATTGCAGATACTCAGCACAGCCGGCTCATATATCACGCTGCTGAAGACGTTCCTGTAAgcccacgcggcgtatgattGATATGCCGGATTGGGCGCTGTCCTCCGctgtttgtttaaattaagAGCTGCAACCGAACGGACCTCAAATTGCCTGCGAATAAaagtgggcgtagcaacaaGTGCCGCCTGTCCTGGCCGTAAttgtttcatttaaatattgcgCTGATCTCCGCGTGCGGATTCCAACTAATGAAAAACACTTGCGGCTATGGCCGCTTTAATTGGCTCGGCGGTGGGGCAATGGGGGAGATTGgtgaatgggaatgggatggACACTGGATGGGGTTGCTCCACGGCGGAGACAGTAATGGCGTTTTTACGGCGCCATCTTGAGGTCTGCCAAGCTGTGTGTTGTAACAACGATTTCGTTATTCTTttcgccgccgccgcagcagcaaatATCAATTATAATTTGTGAAATTCGAGACTCTTATGGCGAATGGTTGGCAAATTCCTGCTGGCAGTTGGTGCaggaattttattatttaaagcataggaacatctgcaaaaaaaaaacaaatcaatggTCTATAAACTTGTTTATGTGCAgctcaaataaatatatgtaactTATTTACTTTGCCGAAGTAATGACGTGAATAAATCCCTATGAATTTATATgccatttggttttttttcttcgaccacttcatttgcatttctgtGAGTTTGGTTCGCTGGCATCCGCTCTTCAAAGGGATTTTCACTTGTTTCCCATCACTGCCAACTAATTGAGTTGGGAAACTCACTGAAATTGTGCATCTGCTAAGTACTCACCGCATTTCAGAAAGACATTAAAACTTTGCCACAGCCCCCAGAATGAAAAGCGCACTCGTAGCTttgattcaattcgattcgattcgattcgttaCGTTTAGTTTCGTATTTGGTTTATTGTTGAAAGAGTTCATTccattgatttatttattggttttatcATCACATAAATTATCTAAAATCTGCTTACTGGCTTACGTGTAGTAAATTCATGCCTACCCATGCTTTTACTCGCATGTGCAACACAAAACTTAGTCGAGCATGCCGCAATTGATTTCCATCGCAATTCGCAATTTGGAATTTGGAATTCGCATTtgctttcacttttcacttttcgcaTATTGCATTcacattaattttattcaattttcattCCCATTTCGACGGCGAGTGCCGCGTGActaaatttcattttgcccataaataaattgcgCACAAGTTAGTGTTTATAATTAGGTTTTTGCTTTCAGTTGATCAGATGAGAGTTTTTGTTCATATATATTACAATCTTTTGTGGATAGTGGGTGTTACTTGTGTGGGTGTTTGGGGTGTTActtgtgtgtctgtgtgtgtgtgtgtgactgggggcgtggctgctcCCTTATTATACTATCTTCCTTTTTTGCGGTTAGCTTTGCTTCTGTTGAGACAGCatgaaatgtttataaagTCGATGCGTGTGCGGCTCCTTCATAAAAGAGCCGCagtaatgaaataaaatacacaCTTTTGTATCTGTAACTATATCTGTGAGCGGGGCCGCATCTTTGTGGTATTTACAGAGTGTCGTCCTTCTGCTCCTGTGTCCCATGTCCTGCGTCCTTCCTTTGTCCTTTGTGCCTTGTCCCTCCACCCTCCTCCCTTCTCCCATCTCCCTTCTCCTCCGGCTCGTGCATTTCACAttctgcattttgcattctCGTGCCCGGCTCAGTGTCTCATTTTGCACaatgaaatgtaaatattaaaaggaaaacaaacattCGCCTGAAAGGGAAAGCGCCTGCCTTGTTTgcctttcccattttcctccTACCCACTGCCAGGCACTggcccctcctcctcctcctccacccaCTTCCCCTCCAGAATCCTAAAAAaaacagcacagcacagcacagctCAGCACAGTACACAGAGTAAAAATTCCGACGTCATGGAACATAATTTCCTCGTTCAGCTGCAATTAGAGTGCTAACAACTTGCGCTTTCAGTTGCCAGCAGCCGGTCCCGctcgcagcaacaacaactccggcagcaggagcagggggaggagcagctggaggagcagagggaggagcagctggtggaGCGGACCGGGGGCGCAAGGACACGCCCCGCTCTTCTGCATCGCAGCGGGGTTCTCATCTGTGGAGACAAACAGTGGCATAATGAACATGTGTATTCAAATTTCGACGAGGGCACAGCGCCATAAGCTATGCCCGAGCaaataacttaatttaattgtgACCTACACAGCGAACAATTGCTCTGCGAATAATGGATGTGGCGAAAAGCATACTGTTacatctaaaaatatttaataaaagcATACTGTTgcatctaaaaatatttaaaaaatatatatttcatcttTACATGcttctttatttaaattttggctAGACACTCACACTGGATAgcatatatagcatatatataAGATGGATAACTGACTTTACCACTGATTTCCCACCATGCAGCTCTGGCAGTGACTGTGAAATGAGTAAATGGGTAAGTGGAGCAGGGGCAGAATGGTTGTTTGTTCCTCACTAGATAAATGACATATGTGTGtctgcgtatacgcaatatttCTGCGGCCTTTCCCGCCCGAGCAAATGTTATTCCAGGCGCATCATTTGTCAATGCTTTGTTTTGACTCGTCACAAAGGATACGTTCGCCCGCCATCCGCCCACCATCCTGGCACTGATTTTTAAGGACCCAACGCGTCGGGATGTGAGCAATGAATAATGGGTGGAATATGCTCTGCAAGGGGCAGGGTATCTAGGGGGTTGTGCCATAAATAAGACACGAAATTGGAATGCCATTTCGGCTAAATCATTTTTTGTCAGCCCCAAATGTGCTGCCTTTTCAAATACTATATCTAAACTTTCCCTAGTGGCTTAAATCCTAAAAAATTAAGGCATCACTTTGCCTTAGTTTGACTTACTTAGTATATTGCGCACTCTGCCAAACTCCCGGTAGAGCATCTCCCTGGTCGCCTTTGCACCGCCTAGACCAGCACTTTGTCCTTATcatttttc from Drosophila yakuba strain Tai18E2 chromosome 2L, Prin_Dyak_Tai18E2_2.1, whole genome shotgun sequence includes these protein-coding regions:
- the LOC6526500 gene encoding LOW QUALITY PROTEIN: odorant receptor 22c (The sequence of the model RefSeq protein was modified relative to this genomic sequence to represent the inferred CDS: inserted 1 base in 1 codon; deleted 2 bases in 1 codon), with amino-acid sequence MTDSGQPAIAGHFYRIPRFSGRIVGLWPQRIRSGGDGGRPWHAHLLFVFAFAVVLLGAAGEVSYGCVHLDNLVVALEAFCPGTTKAVCVLKLWVFFRSNRRWAELVQRLRVILWQSRRPEAQRMLVGLATTASRLSLLLLSSGTATNAAFNLQPLIMGLYRWIMQLPGHIELPFNIILPSFAVQPGLFPLTYVLLTASGACTVFAFSFVDGFFVCSCLYICGAFRLVQQDIRRIFADLHGDTVDVFTAQMNAEVRHRLAQVVERHNAIIDFCTDLTRQFTVIVLMHFLSAAFVLCSTILDIMLNTSSLSGLTYICYIIAALTQLFLYCFGGNHVSESSAAVADVLYDIEWYKCDARTRKVILMILRRSQRAKTIAVPFFTPSLPALRSVEWNGMRCVDYDNKCLCFCFRSPFXPSIADTQHSRLIYHAAEDVPVSPRGV